A single genomic interval of Arthrobacter sp. NicSoilB8 harbors:
- a CDS encoding carbohydrate ABC transporter permease, whose protein sequence is MTISDLRNAATSSGAPIASGAVAPDASTAVGHSGKPKTQRTWRSYSVYLGLALIFAYCLAPFYWMLVSSLRRTADIFDNTLLPAPFSLENYAKVFDGSTMFGQALLNSLIVAGTTTAFALLLGVFAAYAISRLNFRFKSVILGVIIATSMFPGISVVVPLLRLFTDLGWINTYQAMIVPSLSFAIPLAVWNLTTFMKALPFDLEEAAMIDGCTKWQAFRRVLLPLAAPGVFTTAILTFIHSWNEFIIALSMINDPKIQTATVAISKFTGATEFQAPFGEQMAAGVIVTVPLVIMVLIFQRRIVEGLTAGASK, encoded by the coding sequence ATGACCATCTCCGACCTCCGCAACGCCGCCACCTCCTCTGGTGCACCGATCGCCTCCGGCGCCGTCGCGCCCGACGCAAGCACCGCCGTCGGCCATTCCGGAAAACCGAAAACCCAGCGCACCTGGCGCTCCTACTCGGTGTATCTGGGCCTGGCGCTGATCTTCGCCTACTGCCTGGCGCCCTTCTACTGGATGCTGGTCTCCAGCCTCCGCCGCACCGCCGACATTTTCGACAACACCCTGCTGCCGGCTCCGTTCTCGCTGGAGAACTACGCCAAGGTGTTCGACGGCTCCACCATGTTCGGACAGGCCCTGCTGAACTCCCTGATCGTGGCCGGCACTACCACGGCGTTCGCGCTGCTCCTCGGCGTCTTCGCCGCCTACGCGATCTCCCGGCTGAACTTCCGCTTCAAGTCGGTGATCCTGGGCGTGATCATCGCGACGTCGATGTTCCCCGGCATCTCCGTGGTGGTGCCGCTGCTGCGCCTCTTCACGGACCTCGGCTGGATCAACACGTACCAGGCGATGATCGTCCCCAGCCTGTCCTTCGCGATCCCGCTGGCGGTCTGGAACCTCACCACGTTCATGAAGGCCCTGCCGTTCGACCTCGAGGAAGCCGCGATGATCGACGGCTGCACCAAGTGGCAGGCGTTCCGCCGGGTGCTGCTGCCGCTCGCCGCGCCGGGCGTCTTCACCACCGCGATCCTGACCTTCATCCACAGTTGGAACGAATTCATCATCGCGCTGTCCATGATCAACGACCCCAAAATCCAGACCGCCACCGTGGCGATCTCCAAGTTCACCGGCGCCACCGAATTCCAGGCGCCCTTCGGCGAGCAGATGGCCGCCGGCGTGATCGTCACCGTACCGTTGGTCATTATGGTGCTGATCTTCCAGCGGCGGATCGTCGAAGGCCTCACCGCGGGCGCGAGCAAATGA